Sequence from the Primulina huaijiensis isolate GDHJ02 chromosome 16, ASM1229523v2, whole genome shotgun sequence genome:
ATTTTTTACTCAAAAGTTAATAGACAAGTGGAAAGGAGACTATTATATGCTACGATTTCACAGGTTGGtgtaaatgtattttttttcccttttttgcaataagcattattttttttcagaCGGACGGGATATGCGCACGAATATCTGCACACATAATTGTTGAATACCGATCGCAAAAGATGCAATTAATGTTGCCATCACCGTTGATGcaagaaaaaatgaaaagaaaaccaCCACTTAaatagtataaaaaaaaaaaactaccacttaaattacttattttgttagcaaatagaaatgtaatctaAAAGAAAACGATACGTTACAGCAACCATGCCATCGACTTTTAACCCCTTTTACCAATAGATGCAGGTCATGATACCATGAAAATTTTGCTGTATTCAAATCTTACATCAAACTCACGACATCACAAGTGATGAACAATAAAACATAACAAACAAGGATGGACCAAGAACATACTAAAAAATTTTaagctttttttctttttctcagcCACTCAAACAGCTAACAATGAAGGGATTGCAGGCAAATTGGAAGTAGCATTCTGAATCGAGCCAGCAACACTTTTACCAGTAGAAGGCTGCTTGCCAAAAGCTCTCGTTGGACTAGCCAATGCCCATCCCCAACTTCTAACTCTGCCATGTGAAAGATTTACCACTGATGAATGAGTTGCAGAGATTGATTTATCCTCAGTTGAAGAGGAGGAAGAGGATGAAGGGGTCATAAAACCACTGAAAATCCCACCACATTTCACTTTTTCAGTGACACCAATTTTATGAACTGAGGGAGTTTCGGGCTTTGCTTCCCTCTGAGACTCCACTCTGCGGAGAGTACAATCACCAAAGCCAGTTGAAATCTTCTCAAAGAAAGCACCCGAAAAGCTCCTGCTCCCACAACCAACAGATATAGATCTTGAAACCTTTCTGTCAAATGCAGCTTTCTCATCAGGGCTaccatcttcactttcatccaCAACCACAAAGTCTTCCTTTTTCTTGTCCCATGATGAACTACTACACATAGTTCTCGGTGTAGCTGATGAGGAGTTCAAAGGTTTGGAGTGTATCGTAGCTGTTTTGCTAGTTGAGAGCTTTGGCATGTAAAGGAATGGCCAGAATTTTGTACTGTGAATATGATCTTTAGGATGATTTTCAGCCAAGAAATGCACCCCTCTTCTAGGAGGAGTTGTTGACATACTTCTCTTGAGAATGATGTTGGAATCCGAACACGCCATCGTTTCATCCTTCTGTTTCTGCCCCCCGTGGTTCAAAATAAAAGGCAGTCTTGACCTCCTAGTTGTGTCGCAGCCAAGAAAACCACTTTCCTTACCTCTGGTGGTGTCAATTTAGTTCGGAAACAGAGAGTGAGTGGATGAATTCGATACAAGACGGCGGCCTTGAAGGGTGGAACCGGTGCTACCACCGCCAAAGTCAGATCTAAAAGAGGGAGTTGAAGATGAGGAGGAAGAAGGGAAAACAGCTACAGGAAATGAAGAAGAAACAAGCTTGCCAAGCTTTTCTGGAGGCATGGTATTGATGGTTTACACATCCCATGTTTCCTTCTCCCAAATCTTCGTGCACAACTTCCATCACCACAAGTTCTCACTCCAAAATCTTGAAAACCCAGATGATTTTAGGATCAGGGCTGCTGGTTTTCCCCCCTTGCTTGGCATAAATCTCGAGAAaactagaatgcataaaaatattcacGCTAAGGGGGGAACTGGTCGAAGGACTATAACTTGTAAGAGTGCTAATTAATGCAAAAAAATGGGCACTGAAGTCAGCAAGGAACGGTCATTTATGAGGCGAGTCCCCAGGACCACGTGGAAATCAAAATAGTTATTATTTAAACTTGGCAAATTAACAAGACAAGGCCAGCGAACCCTAGCCGTCTGTTAGTGGCAGGCCAATGTGCCTTGTTTGGCATCAACTATTTACTTCTTCCCATCTCCAATTTCTTTCACCTAGCCTACCAAACGCAGTACATCACACAATCAAAGAAAGCAAGAACGAATCTTTGGCTTACATGTGTCGCTAAAGAATGCACGAGGGCCTCTGTTATATCATGCGAGtgaaaatattcataaataaattgtttGAATTATCAAAGCCATTCAAATCCAAACAACTCCATGCAAATGCACAAAatagatgatgatgatgatgatgatgatgatgatgatgatgatgaagcaAATCCAAATTTTGATTTCATTCTCAGTGCCGTTTATTTAGCTCTTCCCATCTGTTTCCATCACAAGATACATATTTTAAAGCATAAGACAACACGAAGGTAGCagagaaattttaaaaactcgATGCCCGCGATAGCAAATCATACGCGTCAATCCTAGGCCCGTAAATCAACCTTACAAGCGCGActtcactggatcaacagtcAAACTCTGCATAAACAGACCAAACTTATCAGTACTAGATGTAATGACAACGTGAAATGGATACAAGAATCAAAACTAGACTGCATATGCAATCATGATTTTGGGTTTCGTAACGAGGTGGAGGATGATAAAAGCATCATCATAAGACATGAGAATTCTCACCAAGGGAGCTCCCTTTGCGGCTCGTCCAGCCAAATAAGAGCAGGGCTTGAAAAATCCTACATATGAGTTCGCCCACTCCTCCAGCCTTGAACAGATGTATTTTGATCCGAGTGTATCGGCCCAAAACAAGATACCTCCTCTGTCCATGAGTAACAAGAAGGGTTATGCAAAAACCAAGGTGATGTGTAAACCATAAGGTGGTGAGCAAACCTGTAAGGAGGAAAACCCATCCCCATGACGGCAGATATGTCGAGATCGGCAGCCTTGACTGCGATTCCTTCCTCCAGTACTCGACAGGCCTCATTCACCACAGGAAAGAATATCATCTCAATTATATCTTTATCTGGAAAGCTTGTTAACTGTGCAAATTCAATCTACAGTTTTAGAGGTCAAAATAAGCACTCAGTTTATATTCAGGAGCTGAGATGAGAGAACAACCTTTGGGTCGATGCTGACACCGGATATCTCTCTAGCCTTCTCAATGTACTTCTTGAGCTCCGGATCTGGAGCAGCTTTGCGCTTCTCGTCATATATATAGAACCCTTTTCGAGTCATTTCACCTAAAAGAAGCACATTGTAAATTCACAAAACAAGACTCTCATTGTTTCTTAGAATCTGAAAACTGAAAAGCATTTAATGGTTGATTGATATTAGATGAAAAGGAAGATGTACCTGCCCTCTTATCCTCTTGCATGAGTGGAATCAGCATCGACTTGTACGTCCTTTCaggaaaattcaaaacaaattgTCCCCCAGTAGCAACGGCAACTCCAAATCCAACAAGGTCACACAATCTAAGGACGACATTATCCAAACCATTACGCCATCATTGCATTACGCTATCAAGCTATGTAGTGCCATGCAACACGTTACCTGAATGGACCCATTGGCATTCCAAATTTGGTGATGGCTCTATCAATCTTGTAGACATCTGCACCACGGTCTACAAGTAATAAAGCAGCTTGAGTGTAAGGAAAGAACATTCTGTTGACAGCAAAACCAGTGCAGTTTCCGACCACAACTGGTGTCTTCTTTATTTTCTTCCCAACATCCAGCACGTCTACAATTGCTTGTGGAGATGTTTTCTGTGTTCGAACTATTTCTAAAAGCGGCATCACATGGGCCGGACTGCAGGAATTATGGAACTCGCATCAGTACAATggggaattatttaaaaaattaggcCAACTCTCACCTGAAAAAGTGAGCTCCAATGATACGATCCTGGGACTTGGTCTTTTCCCCAATCAAATTCAGATCAATAGTAGAAGTATTGCTAGCGAGAATGCAATGCGGAGGGCAACACTTTTCAAGATCTGAGAATATTTGCTGCTTCAAAGAAACATTCTCGATGACCGCCTAGTCAAATGACAggcaaaaagaaaacataagaTACAGACAAAAAAAAGGCAATAGTCTTAACCAATTGTAATTCTTATAATGTCTTAGTTCACCTCTATAACCATGTCCACATCTCTAAAGTCTTCATAATCAAGTGCACCCTTGAGCAAAGAAAGAGTTTTCTCAAACTTCTCTTGGGTCATTGCCCCTTTCTTGACCCGGCTTTGCAAATTTGCTGAAAACACAAAAAACAGCCAAATTAATGTATACATAAATGAGTGATAATCAGCAAAGCTGGATAATATATCTAGAGCTTGGTCCAGTCTCACCTTTTACTCTACCAATACCAGCCTGTAAGAATTTAtcattcacttccttcaaaataaCTGGAAAATTACTGAGAATCAATGAAGTTGCTATTCCAGAGCCCATAAGCCCTCCACCTAGTATTGCAACCTTCTTTATCAGCCTTGGTTTCAAGCCACTATCTGTGACCCCTGGAACCTGTTTGTAAGCAGAAAGGGAAATATAAATAACTTGGCTTGGTAATGCTAAATGCTGATATCTATTCAAAAGAGATTTTAGTAAATAAACAAGACAATCCTGTGAACACATGGAACTCAAAGACTGACTGTTCACACACAATTTGCAATCTGCGCCACATATGATAGGCATTAATAATCATGAACTCTGAAAAACACAATAAATCTGTATTGAAgaatgtattttagtgaaaactGGGAACCCTGATAAACTAAAATTATTTCAAGGAATTTATGATATAGAATGCAAATTTTAGCTCTAATATTATAAACCACCAAAAGTTCACTCCACCTTTGTGGTACCACGCTGGGCAAAGAAAATATGGACCAAGCTCTTGCAAGTATCCGATTCGACAAgagtttgaaattcttgagcTTCCTGCCAATATAGATGCTCATTCATCTCAGGTCAAGGTTGGACTAAGATaaatttattaagtgatgaaatggAAATGAACCTTCAAGAGCCCAGCATGAGCACCAGCAACTATGCCTTCCTCAATAACGTCAATGCAAACTAGGGGGTGTGTGAGGTTTGGAGCCTGTTTACGGGTCTGAGCTCGGGCAAAATTGAATATTTCCCTGGCTTCACGTAAAGGTTCCAACTTTTCAGTTTTGTAAAAAGTGTTGATCCATGGTTTTTTAAGCTCCAAAATGTCAAGAGCCCATCGACGAGCAACATTCACTAATTCATCAGGTGAAGCTATAGCATCCACAAGACCTAAACTTAAAGCATCCTGGCCTTTTACAGGCTTTGATGTCTATGCAAATACAGATATTATAATATTAGATGTCAATCAATATTATGGAAGCTAAAAACCACAATACCAACTGAACTCAGTAACTCACAAAAACAAAAGCATACCAACATCATTTCAAGGGCCTTGGCTATGCCAACAAGGCGTGGCAGCGCCTGTGTTCCTgacaaaataattcaaaatgagATTGTGTGAAATAAAAACATCATGAAACTTCATTGAATGCTCCAGCCTCTCGTTATTTACAACAGACTCATGATCAACCAGACGGTATAGGGTTCTCTAATGATCAGCATTTTGGTATCCACTCAGATCCATTAACCAGAACATCTGGCACAATAAGCTTGATTTAATAATGATACTCTCAACTTCATGTTTAAATGAATATAGTTCAACTATATCTGGAAATAGATTACACCATATTTTTGCTACTCGTGGGGATAATTAGCTATCCCAATTATACCTTTTAAGTTTTAACAATGACATTTCCCAGAAGTACAAGCTTCTTAAATGTTACTAACCGAAAAGAACCCACAAATAGGCACATGCAACAAAAATAATGCCAGACCTCCAAATCCAGGCAATATCCCAAGCTGCAACTCAGGTAATCCCAATTGAGCATTAGGAGTAGATACACGTGCATGACAAGCCtgaaaaatgacataaatgGTCATCAATATTCTACAAGAATGCTTATACGAACCGTAAACAATGAAGAGAATTTACCATTGCAACTTCTAATCCTCCACCCAAGGCAAGACCATCAATGGCAGCCACAGAGGGCTTTTTTGCAGCTGGAAGTAAAGTCACAGTCAGCTAAAGAACAGCTAAAAATACCAGAAGATATAGACCATGTTCTTGCATGTAGCAGGATGGTTAGAATGACAAAAATCTCAACGACATACCTGCCACAATATTGCTTAGAATCTCCAAAGATACAAAACCGGGCTTCGGTGTTCGCACTGTGAtcaaacacacacacaactaGCACTAGCTCAGAAGTGACGTCGAAgcaataaaaccaaaacaagATACAAACAGTACATAATACCACTTTTATCATGAATTTTTCCAAATGCACTTATATCAAAGCCACCAGAAAATTTTCCTTTTGCACCTGCTCAAGTAACAAATAAAGCTCCCTAAATCCGTAAGCCATGGTATTCAACATCAAACAAAATCTCCTAAGTGTTTACCTGTGACAACAATTGCCTTTACATCATCCCTTCTCAAGGCCTGTTCATAATTCTCTTTTAAGCTGTCCAACACTAAAGACATAACATAAAGATCGGTTAACAACTGCCCAGAACTAGGAAATCAAGAGCTCAATGCAAACCAATTTCTCAACCAGCGATCACATACAAACTCACGTTCCCTGCCAGTGCCGCCTAGAGAagtagaaaaaaattaaagaactctATTCATCcgtaaaatttttgaaatacgTCATCGTACAATTACTCCaagtattgaaaaataaatagatatcGATAATACTTttcttaaaattcaaattagaAATTCGATATCATAGACTAAAGATCcaaacttttgtttttttttaaacgaaAAAATAATCTACAAACATAAGAAACATCAAATATAACCCTTGGACAACAAAGATCAAATGAACTAGAACAATACAAAGAACCCATGTGAGGAAAGAACGAAAAATTAAACCTTAATCAGAAAATATCAAAGGAAAAAAAGACAAGACAATTCCAACACGAGGGCGTGAGAGAATCAAGACTTGTCTGAAAATTGTAGTGAGATCGCAGTTCACAAATAATACCATCAAAAGATAGAGAATTGACGGGAGGATTGAGAAGGGTGATGATGGCCACCCCATCAGCTCCCACATCAAGTGTCGTTCTTCCCTTTGAGCTGTTCATTTTCGGTTTCTTGAAGAAAATGGAATGGCCAAGTTGAAATGTATTCAATGTAGGAGGAGGAGGTGTCGTGAACAGAGCGTTAACATTGACGTTGGAGTTTTAATTCtacaagaaaattatcaattttaatttaatattatttcccAGGTTCAGATTTCGAGATTATCCATAACATATCAATCATATTAAccgatatataaatataaaagtgaaaaatataTAGTCCGAATTGAGTTTGAATTAGATATATCCAAGTTTTAATTTGATTCAAAACTCtaacattttgaaatttttggtgatgaATTCAAATATGTTGAAGAgttatttaaattattgtttgaaaataaatgattgaaagttcaaaatatattaatttaatatattatattatatttataaaatattaatgttcGCGAGCATCTTGAattttacaaaagaaaaaataatttcaaatcgaGTATAATCGTGTTTCTTATTCTCTCTTCCGTTAAGAAAATAGTTCAGATGAGAAAACTAAAATATTATCTCAAGGAAAATAACGTATAGATCTAGAAGATCAAGAAACGTTCTAAAAAATTCAGGATTATGGCTTCAGGTACGCTTCCGTATAAGTTCCAGtcaaatttttaatgatttagcaTGATGAATTATGTGATTTTTGTGGATTTTTCCCAACAAGTGGCATCAGACCCACTCATGTTTGAATCATTgataattgtttaaaattttagataatatttgatttcatatttgcaaaagaaaattttgttggAAAATCTTTTAATATGACTTCAGATctggaaaatattttgattgaaaacaaaattttcatttattcaggttcactgaaacgtctactaccaAATgttactagaaatttttttttaagataagACTGTATGGCACACATACTtcatatacataaaaataagaCAACCATGCATTTAAAAATGTCGTCCAACCATTGAATAAAATAACTGCaattaaataaatcttaaatGTAATCAATCTCCTAATCTATTGTTTTAAAAAGTAATCGAACACAATACCCAAAATTCTGTCAAAATTCACAACGTGTAACAAGATACAAAAACATTCAAAAATAATGTTTAAACCCATGGCTCATGATCATAATATGCGGAAAAACGCAAGGTCCTCGGTTTATCCAGTGCACCACCAACTCCGTCTAATCAGTCTTCaacgcctccagtctcctcaactTTGAactgctcacctgcatcaatcacatctaGCGAGTCCAAAGACTTAACACACCTGAACCGTTATAACAAGTATGTATACAtatcatgcaacagtgaaaagtactgtaaacaaaataactttcatgatCTTTCAAAGCATGAACATAAatgtaaacatattcatatcaaatcatgtcatattgtgtcgtcatatacgtattcttttccttaattgaattcaaatcattagttctgactttcatatcagctctaagtcgatggatccatctacgtataaccgcggtaccaGGTGGCGGGGATATCAGCAACAattttacccatccactgagccttggccttacatgttcgtgttcgtgctcgtattagtcacaaccaactcacctcattcaaaacatgtaatcgtattcatcacttgtaaaattcatgcatatatatacaatttcttaaaaccaagcatgcaacgtattttccagcctaatcataaaattcatgttAATAAATAACgtatacattttaaacatgtattttCAGTTATCAAGACGCTACCAAGACTACTAATTTGACTCGAGTGCAAAataaccattttgcccctagaaaccctaattgattattttacccctagaactcaaaatttcgatccgaagccaaccaaacttattaaaacaccttaaaaatatacttttaacCATATCTTAGACGTAAATTCGAGCTCATGCATTAAATTCtacaattcgttttaaaacttgaaccgagGTCCCGATTTTAACATGAATTAATTCGAAACTCAACCAATTTCCTCCAGACTTAAACCATGAATTTATCACACATGACCAATCCTTAAATCACTTATTTCATACCACCTAAGCCCCTCGAACCCTCGGCCAGCTCTTGGACTCTTCCGCACGCATTAACCCCAAAACCCTACTTGACCCTAGGCGCTAACCCTCGGCCCTAGCCCAACCTAGACCGGACCAGACCCGAACTAGACCATCCTAAGACGTGACCTGGTTCGACCCATACCCAACCGTGCCCCCCTTTTACTCCACCTGATCGACCACAACCTCAACCAAATACCCAAGAATCGATCGGTCCCTAAGCCACATGTTCCATGTCTGATCTCAACACTTAAATCTTCTCTAAACCTACTGTAAATCTTCCCTTAACGTCAAACCCGACAGCCCCTATTACCATGTCAACAAAAACATGAGTTACATGaagaaaaatgaagtgtttCCATGCAAATTCGATCCATATTCATATAACATAGTAGAGATGAtgttttttcatgcataaacacacaaatagatatatattgatgtgaatgatgagaaaaacgagGTATAAGGCGTGCTTTTGCATCTAAACGCTTGAAAATCCGCACAAACGACACGGGTGACGAACACCGGAGAGAGAGGATCACAACTCTCACGATTTTTCCTTGAAGGTATCGTGACAAAGCCGCTGCTGCTCGAATGGGGAGCTACTGGATGAGGTGAGGGGCGGTCGAATGTAATGGGGTGAGGGGTAGGGTTTTTTATTAAACAAGTGTATAATGGgaccttaattaaaataatgagattGTGAAGGCTTTTAGGCCCAATAAGTATAAacataggcccattaagcccaaaaCACCctcgtaaaatattttatttaggtatgtttttgaaaatattgcccgaaccctcaaaaagtcttcCGCTTTTCTAAAAATTGCATACCGGTTTAAATTATGACTCGTTGAGTAAAAATACTTTAAAGGCTCATTTTCGAAATTCACACTtatttacatcatatattaaataattaaaaataattatttaataaaaatatttttccttaaatgtctccggtctccgttcctcgttcgagcgtgaaatactgCTAAAAGCCCTATAACATGCAATATAAATGAACCATGTTATAAAAACACATATTCATGTcacaatcatgcatttaatgcattaaaataatttaattaaatacataagaaatttgataacttgcatgcatgaggttcacgtggaccttcaaattttggGGTCGTTACATTCACAGTTTCGAATTACAGTTcagttttttatatatatattcaaaaatttgaaattacagtgtaaggtccaaaattaagacgacgcaATCCAACTGCATCCAAATctagggaatatgaaaaatggttaattaattgattttaattgctaaattgattatgtgatatgtttatatgatgttttagtagttttctacttacatccatttaaatgtatttttaagggttatatgagttgcgatcgagaaacggagaccgatggctaaaaaatagaaaaaaaatgtttttattaaataattatttttaattatttaaaatatgattgattctttttcttatatttgaaaataagaggtttttgaggtgattttatacgtcgggatgtaaattttatcggtgttggattttcgacaaaaaaatacaaacgttttgacaactcgactaataatttcacaaactcactacaacaaaaatgactttccgcagcgcatcatcaacagcgtgcattaaaagcacgctgcgaatagtacttttaacggcgtgcttcaatatgtgcgctgttaatattgttgcacttgacagaaataacggcgtgcagtaaaagcacgctgcggaaagtaatatccgcagcgtgcatttatgtgtgctgtaaatattatatactttccgcagcgtgcttttaatgcgcgccgttaataacatatatattaacggcgcgcattaaaagcacgctgcggaaagtcaTATGatatactatccgcagcgtgtaataatgtgcgctgttaatactCTATGAATTCACGAcgtgcagtaaaagcacgcCGTTGAAATgagtgaatttttaaattagcgacggtttattaaaccgtcgctgatgtaacgttgcgacggttttaacaaccgtcgctaaatttagagaCGGTATCAAATAAAATCGGCGACGATTTAATAAAAACCCGTCgcttttagcgacagtttttattgaactgtcgctaatagttgtaaatcggcgacgggtatatttaaaccgtcgctactagcgacaaTTTAATGCAAAACGGTCGCTAATTGTCgcaaattatctataaatatccgatttCCGTTCCACTTTCACATCACTTTACAACACTTAAACTT
This genomic interval carries:
- the LOC140961339 gene encoding glyoxysomal fatty acid beta-oxidation multifunctional protein MFP-a-like isoform X2, with translation MNSSKGRTTLDVGADGVAIITLLNPPVNSLSFDVLDSLKENYEQALRRDDVKAIVVTGAKGKFSGGFDISAFGKIHDKSVRTPKPGFVSLEILSNIVAAAKKPSVAAIDGLALGGGLEVAMACHARVSTPNAQLGLPELQLGILPGFGGTQALPRLVGIAKALEMMLTSKPVKGQDALSLGLVDAIASPDELVNVARRWALDILELKKPWINTFYKTEKLEPLREAREIFNFARAQTRKQAPNLTHPLVCIDVIEEGIVAGAHAGLLKEAQEFQTLVESDTCKSLVHIFFAQRGTTKVPGVTDSGLKPRLIKKVAILGGGLMGSGIATSLILSNFPVILKEVNDKFLQAGIGRVKANLQSRVKKGAMTQEKFEKTLSLLKGALDYEDFRDVDMVIEAVIENVSLKQQIFSDLEKCCPPHCILASNTSTIDLNLIGEKTKSQDRIIGAHFFSPAHVMPLLEIVRTQKTSPQAIVDVLDVGKKIKKTPVVVGNCTGFAVNRMFFPYTQAALLLVDRGADVYKIDRAITKFGMPMGPFRLCDLVGFGVAVATGGQFVLNFPERTYKSMLIPLMQEDKRAGEMTRKGFYIYDEKRKAAPDPELKKYIEKAREISGVSIDPKLTSFPDKDIIEMIFFPVVNEACRVLEEGIAVKAADLDISAVMGMGFPPYRGGILFWADTLGSKYICSRLEEWANSYVGFFKPCSYLAGRAAKGAPLSLTVDPVKSRL
- the LOC140961339 gene encoding glyoxysomal fatty acid beta-oxidation multifunctional protein MFP-a-like isoform X1 gives rise to the protein MNSSKGRTTLDVGADGVAIITLLNPPVNSLSFDVLDSLKENYEQALRRDDVKAIVVTGAKGKFSGGFDISAFGKIHDKSVRTPKPGFVSLEILSNIVAAAKKPSVAAIDGLALGGGLEVAMACHARVSTPNAQLGLPELQLGILPGFGGTQALPRLVGIAKALEMMLTSKPVKGQDALSLGLVDAIASPDELVNVARRWALDILELKKPWINTFYKTEKLEPLREAREIFNFARAQTRKQAPNLTHPLVCIDVIEEGIVAGAHAGLLKEAQEFQTLVESDTCKSLVHIFFAQRGTTKVPGVTDSGLKPRLIKKVAILGGGLMGSGIATSLILSNFPVILKEVNDKFLQAGIGRVKANLQSRVKKGAMTQEKFEKTLSLLKGALDYEDFRDVDMVIEAVIENVSLKQQIFSDLEKCCPPHCILASNTSTIDLNLIGEKTKSQDRIIGAHFFSPAHVMPLLEIVRTQKTSPQAIVDVLDVGKKIKKTPVVVGNCTGFAVNRMFFPYTQAALLLVDRGADVYKIDRAITKFGMPMGPFRLCDLVGFGVAVATGGQFVLNFPERTYKSMLIPLMQEDKRAGEMTRKGFYIYDEKRKAAPDPELKKYIEKAREISGVSIDPKIEFAQLTSFPDKDIIEMIFFPVVNEACRVLEEGIAVKAADLDISAVMGMGFPPYRGGILFWADTLGSKYICSRLEEWANSYVGFFKPCSYLAGRAAKGAPLSLTVDPVKSRL